The following are encoded together in the Humulus lupulus chromosome 5, drHumLupu1.1, whole genome shotgun sequence genome:
- the LOC133778770 gene encoding uncharacterized protein LOC133778770, with product MITSVIKPTCPLPFAYPDLDMYLVAQAIGTPIAWPKDLVIISEDIYHEAPSTSRTRSQRPKAPSTQQPRERRRPQTPPTQLPHTPLERLQNIVSHWADGECVNLGIESEVFDQDMSHCYIFKDDILQFARKEMIGQTVVVSYMRFIYRYVVQQGCQNKFLFVNPNIVATQGSSFDDRVQNLFR from the exons atgattactagcgttattaagccaacctgtcctctcccttttgcatatcctgatttggataTGTACTTAGTTGCTCaagccattgggacgccaatagcatggcctaaggatttggtcattatatctgaagatatatatcatgag gctccctctacaagtaggaccagatcacaacgaccaaaagctccatcaacacaacaaccacgagaaagaagacgaccacaaactcctccaacacaattaccccacactccattggaacgattacaaaatatcgtatctcattgggctgatggcgagtgtgtcaatctaggcatagagtctgaagtttttgatcaggatatgtctcactgttatatatttaaggatgacatacttcagtttgctcgaaaggagatGATTGGACAAACAGTGGTCGttagctacatgag gttcatttacagatatgtggtacaacaaggttgccaaaataagtttttatttgtcaatcctaatattgttgccactcaagggagttcattcgacgatcgtgttcaaAATCTGTTCAGATGA
- the LOC133834307 gene encoding cyclic nucleotide-gated ion channel 1-like, with protein sequence MEDKKEAKIEMCMAEPDWSIQHTIGASMRMNSGIDQKKKKKGWTKIKEILMQKSWFLPMWNKIFLLVCVIAVTLDPLFFYIPIIDKDKKCIKTDKKLRNSALILRSLMDIIYIIDISCIVAKTYKSLEKDQIVKSVSAVAKKISWSLIFVDFLAILPVPQVIILAFDEGNETSASSSKKLINTLLLFQYLPRVFRIYLSCKELAQNQDSVTRIVWVKGGLNFFLYILASHVFGSFWYFYSFQRQTSCWHSACKTHGEKELCEKFEINKICNNGTSKFEQRNMTNLITKYCPINPGNATIFDFGIFLEALESGVLESMDFPQKLMKCFWWGLRNLSSAGQNLETSSYFWENFFVVSISIIGLLLFLYLIGNLQTYLQLSTTKSEELGEKMRLKEQEIEFWIEKNGLPKEEKALIMQKVKHKLKENREVDVENLLSILPSEDRKRIKHLLCFPLLQKVPMLENMEREILDMICENLKPVIYTESSYMIREGDPLDRVIFITHGTAWAYTNNASDHNEALNVSSSTRNSRTRRLKKCDFFGEELLEWSRTQSHIIHFPIATINVKSHTKVEAFSLMANDLLNIVKKNYRFFRRNIPTNQQRQETSVQLDNDDDVKSQSSNYQHFHK encoded by the exons ATGGAAGACAAGAAGGAAGCCAAAATAGAGATGTG CATGGCAGAACCAGACTGGAGCATACAGCACACGATTGGTGCAAGCATGAGGATGAACAGTGGAATagatcagaagaagaagaagaaagggtggACCAAAATAAAGGAAATTCTAATGCAAAAGAGCTGGTTTCTTCCAATGTGGAATAAGATATTTCTTTTGGTTTGTGTTATTGCTGTTACATTAGACCCTTTGTTCTTCTATATTCCCATCATAGACAAGGATAAAAAGTGCATTAAGACTGACAAGAAGTTGAGAAATTCAGCTCTAATTTTAAGATCATTAATGGATATTATCTATATCATAGATATTAGTTGTATCGTAGCTAAAACCTACAAGTCACTAGAAAAAGATCAGATAGTCAAGAGTGTTTCGGCAGTAGCAAAGAAAATCTCTTGGTCTCTCATCTTCGTTGACTTTCTGGCCATTCTACCAGTTCCTCAG GTAATAATTTTAGCTTTTGATGAAGGGAATGAGACCTCGGCATCTTCTAGCAAAAAATTGATAAACACTCTCCTTCTTTTTCAATATTTACCAAGGGTTTTTCGAATCTACCTATCATGTAAAGAACTTGCACAGAACCAAGATTCAGTGACTAGAATTGTTTGGGTTAAGGGTGGACTAAACTTTTTCCTCTACATCCTGGCTAGTCAT GTGTTCGGAAGCTTTTGGTACTTTTACTCTTTTCAAAGACAAACCTCATGCTGGCACAGTGCCTGTAAAACACATGGAGAGAAAGAATTATGtgaaaaatttgaaattaataaaatttgtaaTAATGGCACGAGCAAATTCGAACAAAGAAATATGACCAATCTGATCACTAAATACTGTCCAATAAATCCGGGGAATGCAACAATCTTCGATTTTGGGATATTTCTTGAAGCCCTTGAATCCGGTGTGCTAGAATCAATGGATTTTCCTCAAAAGCTCATGAAATGTTTTTGGTGGGGACTACGAAATCTCAG TTCGGCTGGTCAAAACCTCGAAACAAGTAGCTATTTTTGGGAGAACTTCTTTGTCGTTTCTATTTCTATCATTGGCTTGCTACTCTTCTTGTATTTAATTGGAAACTTGCAg ACATATTTGCAGTTGTCAACTACAAAATCAGAAGAGTTAGGAGAGAAgatgagattgaaagaacaagaAATAGAATTTTGGATTGAAAAAAATGGTTTACCAAAGGAAGAAAAGGCTTTAATTATGCAAAAAGTCAAACACAAGTTGAAGGaaaatagagaagttgatgtTGAGAATCTGCTTTCTATACTTCCTTCCGAAGATAGAAAGCGTATAAAGCATCTTTTGTGCTTCCCTTTGCTACAAAAA GTTCCAATGCTTGAAAATATGGAGAGGGAAATACTTGACATGATTTGCGAGAATCTTAAGCCTGTAATCTACACAGAGAGTAGCTACATGATCCGAGAAGGAGACCCACTTGATCGGGTGATTTTCATCACACACGGCACAGCTTGGGCATACACAAACAATGCTAGTGATCATAATGAGGCCTTGAATGTGAGCAGTAGTACAAGAAATAGCAGAACGAGACGCCTCAAGAAATGTGATTTTTTTGGAGAAGAGCTGTTGGAGTGGTCAAGAACTCAATCTCACATCATTCATTTTCCCATTGCGACCATCAATGTCAAGTCCCACACCAAGGTTGAAGCCTTCTCTCTTATGGCCAACGACTTGTTAAATATAGTGAAGAAGAACTATAGGTTCTTCAGGCGGAATATCCCGACCAATCAACAACGGCAGGAGACCTCGGTGCAGTTGGATAATGATGATGATGTGAAGTCACAGAGTTCCAACTATCAGCACTTCCACAAATAG